In a genomic window of Pseudomonadota bacterium:
- a CDS encoding B12-binding domain-containing radical SAM protein, with protein MVSDSPNILLINPWIHDFAAYDYWAKPLGLLYLASILRTHGCNISYIDCLNRFHPDLNKTISSKQDGRGSYLKTHISKPKGLDDIPRNYSRYGILPEWFKKDLLALKQPDIVFITSHMTYWYPGVFETIDIIRKIFPSVPVILGGIYASLCHDHALKYSGADKVIAGEGEKVVLELVKEYTGFSSSIKFDPEELDSYPYPAFDLENKISFIPILSSKGCPFSCAYCASGYLNKKRMLRSTESLIEEIIYWHEKYEVIDFALYDDAFLLDANNHAIPLLEEIIESDIKVRFHTPNALHIRELSENTAKLMFKAGFETIRLGLETTLFDKDRFDNKVSEYEFKQNLIFLREAGFSKNQIGAYLMAGLPDQDEKNVIESMQKVAESKITPIPVYYTPIPHTALWEKAVQCSRYDLTSDPIFTNNSILPCRKAGFSWEMVSFLKKLAAS; from the coding sequence GTGGTTTCAGATTCCCCCAATATTTTACTTATAAATCCGTGGATACACGATTTTGCCGCCTATGATTATTGGGCCAAACCATTAGGGCTTTTATATCTTGCATCAATATTAAGAACCCATGGGTGTAATATTTCATATATTGACTGCCTGAACAGATTTCACCCTGATTTAAATAAAACTATTTCCTCAAAACAAGACGGAAGAGGCTCTTATCTTAAAACTCATATTTCCAAGCCAAAAGGACTTGATGATATTCCAAGAAACTATTCACGATATGGAATACTACCTGAATGGTTTAAAAAAGATCTGCTTGCCTTAAAACAACCGGATATTGTTTTTATTACTTCTCATATGACATACTGGTACCCCGGAGTTTTTGAAACAATAGACATTATAAGAAAAATTTTCCCTTCCGTCCCGGTTATTTTAGGAGGCATATATGCATCTTTATGCCATGATCATGCTTTAAAATATTCAGGTGCCGATAAAGTAATTGCAGGAGAAGGAGAAAAAGTTGTTCTTGAACTTGTTAAAGAATATACCGGATTTTCAAGCAGTATAAAATTTGATCCGGAAGAGCTTGATTCTTATCCTTACCCTGCCTTTGATCTTGAAAATAAAATCTCTTTTATTCCAATTCTTTCCTCAAAAGGATGTCCTTTTTCATGTGCATACTGTGCATCCGGTTATCTTAACAAAAAACGAATGCTAAGAAGCACCGAATCTTTAATAGAGGAAATAATTTACTGGCACGAAAAATATGAAGTAATTGATTTTGCACTCTACGATGATGCATTTCTTTTAGATGCTAATAATCATGCGATTCCTTTGCTAGAGGAAATAATAGAATCAGATATAAAAGTGCGCTTCCACACCCCAAACGCCCTTCATATAAGAGAGCTATCGGAAAATACTGCAAAGCTGATGTTTAAAGCAGGTTTTGAAACAATAAGGCTTGGACTTGAGACAACTCTTTTTGATAAAGACAGATTTGACAATAAGGTTTCGGAGTATGAGTTTAAACAGAATCTTATATTTTTAAGAGAAGCTGGATTTTCAAAAAATCAGATCGGAGCTTACCTTATGGCAGGGCTTCCGGATCAGGATGAAAAAAATGTAATTGAATCGATGCAAAAGGTTGCTGAAAGCAAAATCACACCGATTCCTGTTTATTATACTCCTATACCTCATACCGCACTCTGGGAAAAAGCAG